A genomic window from Solanum dulcamara chromosome 11, daSolDulc1.2, whole genome shotgun sequence includes:
- the LOC129872476 gene encoding uncharacterized protein LOC129872476 yields MGAEGVLRNHQGDMICAYSSPLGEGSNNQFEIIAAIFGLAWCIHLGYLNVIFEVDSELLLKWIKQQVIPPRSIIQLLAKLQSIIRQLSNFQCTHTLREANFPADKLSKLSNTVTTPKIYFNRKQLHENTKVYLHLDKMGMATFKRRKRKKIKEPP; encoded by the coding sequence ATGGGAGCTGAGGGAGTTCTAAGAAATCACCAAGGGGATATGATTTGTGCTTACTCTTCACCCCTTGGGGAGGGAAGCAATAACCAATTTGAAATTATTGCAGCTATTTTTGGTCTTGCTTGGTGCATCCATTTGGGATACCTTAATGTAATCTTTGAGGTTGACTCTGAGTTACTGTTAAAATGGATCAAGCAGCAAGTGATCCCTCCACGCAGTATTATTCAACTTCTTGCAAAGCTACAAAGTATCATAAGACAATTGTCCAACTTCCAGTGCACTCACACTTTGAGGGAAGCCAACTTCCCTGCTGATAAACTCTCCAAATTGAGCAACACTGTCACTACACCTAAAATCTACTTCAATAGGAAGCAACTACATGAGAATACCAAAGTATATCTCCACCTTGATAAAATGGGAATGGCcacttttaaaagaagaaagaggaagaagatCAAAGAACCCCCTTAG
- the LOC129872473 gene encoding uncharacterized protein LOC129872473, giving the protein MYKTKFYTWDEPYLFKQGVDRMIRRCVPKSEVQLVLQSCHSSAYGGYHWGERTVHKVLQYGFFWPTLFKDAAGFFKIYDKYQMMGTISRRHEMPLNNILEIEIFDVCRIDFMVRFPHSYGNQYILVVVDYACKWVEAIALPTNDSKVSEKDHANHLIIVLQVLKDYQLFAKFSKCEFWLRSIAFLGHISAVKKCIGDTKFIVPLESVGVKESLSYKEVLMEILDRQVRKLRNKEVASVNVLWRN; this is encoded by the exons ATGTATAAAACAAAGTTCTATACATGGGATGAACCTTATTTGTTCAAACAAGGTGTTGATCGGATGATAAGGAGATGTGTGCCTAAATCTGAGGTCCAACTGGTTTTACAAAGTTGCCATTCATCTGCATACGGTGGATATCATTGGGGAGAACGTACGGTTCATAAGGTATTGCAGTATGGTTTCTTTTGGCCTACTTTATTTAAAGATGCTGCAGGTTTTTTCAAAATCTATGATAAATACCAAATGATGGGCACCATATCAAGAAGACATGAGATGCCATTGAATAACATCCTGGAGATAGAAATCTTTGATGTGTGTAGAATAGATTTCATGGTTCGCTTCCCACATTCATATGGAAATCAATACATACTGGTGGTGGTGGATTATGCTTGTAAATGGGTTGAGGCCATTGCTTTGCCAACCAATGACTCTAAAGTG AGTGAGAAGGATCATGCTAATCATTTGATAATTGTGTTGCAAGTCCTCAAGGACTATcaattgtttgctaagtttagcaagtgcgaattttggttaAGATCGATTGCTTTTCTAGGTCATATATCTGCAGTGAAG AAATGCATTGGTGATACTAAGTTTATTGTTCCATTGGAGAGTGTGGGTGTCAAGGAGAGTTTATCCTACAAGGAGGTTCTGATGGAGATTCTAGATCGGCAAGTGAGAAAGTTAAGAAAtaaggaagttgcatctgttaatgTGCTATGGAGGAACTAA